The DNA region GTAGCTGGGGCACGACATCTGTTGATGATGGGTTTGCCAGCGGCGGGAAGGCCCAGGAGTCTACACAGGAGGGATGCAGCACCCATTCAAGCCAGGAGAAGGAAGAGACTCTCTCCGATCTTCTTGGGAGAGATATTGCTACACTGAAAACAAAGTACATCCCCTGCAAAGAACACGTTGTTGATTCAGTGAACAAACCTCACAGTAGTGGTATCACAGAGACCAGACAGGACTGGGTGGCAGTTCTGGCAGAGGGTGAATCTAGCCTCCAAAAAGCATATCAAGGACATTCGCACAGCCTGGAATCAAGTCGGAGGGAAATTCCATTTCCTTCTACAAGGGGATGTAAGGCAACATGCAAACAGCCAGAAAGTGGTGTGTTCTTGCCGATCTTACCATCATCAAGCTACCAGTCACTGGAATTGAACCACAAGTATGGTCTTCCTCATGGCCGTTCTGACAACATCGCATCTGTCCTGTCCAGCCACACCATCAACTCATCTTTCACACATCAGTCAAAGTCAAACCCAAGAACTGGCTTCAAGAAGAGCTGCAAAACTCGTGATGCTGGTTCCAGCATGTCCTACACCAGCATCAATGTAAGCGATCAGGGGTTACGTTCCAAACCAGTCCAGCAAACTGTCGACATTCCCCTTGATGTGGGACCAGATCCTCAGCTGTTGTCTTCCATCTATGGGCTTCAGTTCCCAAACAAGCGGACCTGGCTCAACGGCTACCAGCTCTTTACAAAAGTCAACCAGAAGAGATTCAGAGAGTGAGTATGGGAGGCAGTCTATGTCACTGCACGATCATTTAACATAGCACTGGTATTTGGGTTTGGAATCCAACTTGAATATTTGTTGGTATCTAGAAGGAAGGGGGATGGGTAAAATGTGTCAAACTTAAATTCAAATTACATTTAGACCTTGTGCTGTATTCATCAGCACCCATTTCTTAAATGCAATGTTTTATAGTGAGTATGGGCATAATATGAATCACACAAATGCATGATGTCAATGgtgctctgaaaaaaaaaaattgtagtaaAACAACTCATTATATCAGATTTTTGATAAACAagaacattgaaaaaaataatggtctttttattttcaacacCATATCTTACCTTACCCTTACAGTGGATGGCCTCACCTGAAAGACAAGGAAGTCGCCAAAGTGATCAGTCAAGCTTGGCAACAGCTATCAGAACCTTACAGGAAACTCTACAGGTAACCAACAATTCTTGGGCAATTTCTCTtcttgtgttgattttttttttatagctttATTCATTACAGGGTTTGGTTGGGGTTTGATATCAATAGCAGAAGCCCAATCTGCACACAAAATTACTGCCTGTTGTCAAGATGAGAGCCAAATGGCACTTTGTGTACTTGCCCAGACCATGGAATTGTCTAGTAAAGCTATTCAACTTTCTAGTGTCTCTgtcattattacattttttttttcaaaattatattgtAGAGTAACTTGCAATACATTGGAATCTCCTGTCGATGCGACAGATGAGTAGGCAGACCAGTCATTTGCAGAGGTGGGTTCTTGTGTGAGAATGAAGTCCAGTTCTTGATGCACGTGATCTTCTACAGGTGCTACAAAGAAGGGACACCAAAGAAGTGGAACTCTTGtttccttctctccctctttgaCCAGATGGCTATTGCTCTGTTCGTTTCAAAAGTCTTGGTGCCTTGGGTACACTGTTGCCTCCATAGAGCTCTGTACACATACCCTTTACTTCAGCTAACATTATTTTACAAGAGCAGCTTATGAGCTAAAAGAGGTTTGAGTGTTTGGGGATGGCCGATGTTGCTGAATGAGGTAGTATTTCTCTCTGTTATTTGTCATTATCAACTGCTTTTTGTTTACACATCATTTTCAGTCACTTCTACATTTTCATAAGCTTCCTTAAGCACTGTAATCACTTCTATCAGTCTGAGCTATTAAAGGCTCTGAAATGTTTCAGCTTATTATGCTTCAATTAATTTTCTCTGCATTTGAGTATTAATTGTGATTGTAATCTTGGGCATTTTGGGCCTTGCGCGAataaagtttgcacatctaaTGCCCCCTGTCAACACTGACTCAACCATTCCTTTAAAGGACATAAAATTCAGTGGCATGTGATATCTCACGTGGAAATCACTTTATTACTCTATGTCTATATCTTGAAATAATGTTCACATTTATTCTTCTCGCTTGCTTTTTCCCAGTCAAGGAGCCCGGGAGTGGAACCGCTGGTATAAGCGTCAAGTTGAAACTAAACATTGAGTGTGTTGGCCCTCTCTCCATACTGATAACCCATGTAACCGGAACGCCATTGATCCAGCAAGGAGAGAATGGTTCactgttcagctttttttttttaaatgataatgagTAAAACAAGACAGGCGAATGATAATATGTGGTGATTCTTCACTGTAAAAGGCAACATTTATTACTTTGATTATGCATATCAATTTTTTCTACTTTAATCCTTTCcttttttgaaatgtttgtgcCACTTTGAAAGCATACAATAATTTTGgtcatttctgtttgtttttttctccccatTGAATCATCTATGTGAAATAGTTTAAATCAGTTATAAAATACAGCTATGGCTACTGTCTTTTGAGACATTGCATGTGTTAAAGGGTCTCTTCTGTTTCAGCAACAATGCAAATTGCCATCTGCTCAATCTGCAACCCCAAATTTGCTTCCAGTGTCAAATCACTGTTGTCGTCCTCTCCAGTGTTGAAGCTCTTGGACAGTTTTTGCGTTTACTTATCCTAGATGAGTGAAAGACGTACATTGTATACGAAACGTCTCGCGCAGAATCTTATAGAAGCTGCTCAAGGGGTGATGCAATAAGTTTCAAATCACATGGAATAGCGAGTGTCAGTCTTGACGAGGTTACCTTATGCATTCTTGATGGAATATCACATGCAAGGACTCCTTTGTAAATTACTCTCATTGTACTTTATTGCCATTGCCATGTTTTGCCATTGAGACCCTTTTCATGGTTTCAGCCTACTTTTCATTCAAGTAATATATTTGGTATTTTCTCTCATGAATATTTCTTACCTAGAAAATTCCGTATATCACCAAAGGAGAGCTCAAATGTTTTGCATTTAGTTTGAAATGATTAGGAGTTATAATATTTGGGCTCACCTTGTTaaatgatgtacagtgtactcctCTTATAACGAACATTattacagttaaactcgcataagtcgatcttctcgggactgagcaaaacacatcgacttaggcgagtttcgacttgtgcgtaagtcgaaaaaaatcgacttaacaaCAGTCGCACCACacgtatattatgtataatgtacatgtatgttgtctactctggagccgagagctggagaggtgtgccgcagcacgggtcgcccggcagggcAACGGCttactttgcatggacagtgcattagcatTGGCACAGGTcggattactttacaccctcgttaaaccttggggaagtgaatatgaacgatatttgagcagtgattgattccagtttaccataccgtggcttgaaatgcgtgtagaggtgtacTTCTGATTTACctgtgcccgtaactttccccctactttccgctttgaaaactcagcagcttcatccatccactgcacagcgcagactgcaaacatacacagactatacacagcccagtcgcgctgtgcgtacgtacgtagcgctagcgcgacagggctgtacccgCTACAAGCAagcggacctccaaacacgaagagagttcaacaatcgcatgcgatcgctttgaattttgatactttagatcattttttgtcacctgtctggtcgggctagttcttatgtaaacaaaaactggcgtctcgtgattttgacagtgatttattgcacaataaaatcttattcgacttaggcacagtgaatttaatggtttttccgtgaaagtgttcttggaatttcatcgacttaggcgagtattcgacttacaaaattcgacttgtgagtgaattattacacgtaagtcaatggggaaaaatcgggactttttaaaatcatcgacttgcgcgattattcaacatatgcgatgtcgacttatgcgagtttaactgtataatgaaattccggttacaaaaaaaaaaaagtgaaaatgcagCCTGCAACATTATttgctctatgttttttattgtttatctgtttggttataacaaaatttcaatataatgcaagaaaactgctggtcccaaggatttcgttataatgggagtccactgcaTTACTTAGATTATCACAAGTAAAATGTTTATCACTGAAAGTaagtatgcaaattatgcaGAGCACAGATGTACCTGATACCACTCATATGATTGTAATGGTGATTGTTTGTAATTCGAGATTGGTTTTGTCAGGTTCATTTGGATTATGTAAAATTGGTTATTGCAGTTTCATTTGGATTATGGAAAATTGGTTATTGCAGTTTCATTTGGATTATggatgatgtttttttttttttagatacttCATGAAAAATCTAATTTCAGACCACAAAGTCAACATCAGCATTAGATCATGACATTTTCTGTTAGATTTGTACGTGAATTTCATCATGGACCTTCAGTAGTGGCtctgttcatattttgttggGGTGATGATATCGAAATGATGCATCATTCTGTAAGTTACCTATAATTTTGAATCAGTATAGTTAACATGGGGCTCCCTTGGCACATCTACCATTATGATGCTCTAATTTCAGCTTTCTTACCTTAACTATATAATGTGCATTTGACAAATTATTGAGTTTGTATGCAAACCTGGCATGTCATTTACAGACTCTAGAAAATGCTGATCCAACATACAAACAAGTTCCCATGAAGGTACATGTACCTCCAAAGACATTTCATGCCAGAACTCTCAGGAACCAGGTCATAACAAACAGTTATAAGCAgtttataacaaactatttgaCACCAACAGAGATGAACACTTATATTAAATTTTACCATGTTCAAAGtgttgtatatatttttcttccaaatttGAGTATTGCGATGAATGTGAATGTCAATTTCATTTGAGAGCTATTTGCATTATGTAGTGAAGTGTACAAGACAAATCAATACAGAATATGTGCTGTTTTAAGGGAAAGTCCATGCTGATATCATTTTGCTTTGTAAAAATCAGTTAAAATTTGGAGAAAAATcagacacacacagaaactTATACACAGTCAAAGTTTATAGAGTAGGACAAATGAGCAACTCTGTGTGACATAAATGTTGAGCAGCTCTCCATTTGGTTTGTGCACAAAGCCACTGAATTTGGTttatggtttgtttttttcttgtgaaaaaaaaaatcctaaggCCTGTTCTTGGTATAGAATAAGAGCAATGTTTTTGCATGTTCTCCTCAGCAGATAATTTCTGTCTGTGCCtttatatttgataaaaattagaattagtgaaagtttgtgcACAAAATAAGTGGAGAGCTGCTTAACATCTACCAGGTACATCACAAAGAGGTGCCAATCTAACTGTCTAATTTAATATCTCATGACTTTTTGTTGTGTCTGATTTTTAccaaaattttcactgatttattCATCAGACTTTGCTGTTTTCATGCAAAGCAACATATCAAGATGGAATTACCCGTTGATAACAGAAGCCAAAAGTTTTGGGCAAAAGCGAAAATGGGTAGAATTATGTTGATACAATGTGTATATCGTTTACAAAGGTAAAGAAGAGACTTTCAATGGGATATTTGTAAAAATCTGAGTGTATATTTACCCATGGCTGGTCTTCCTTGATAAAATTGgtttatgatatacatgtatgctccTGTAACAATTGCttgcatgaaatatctgcatgccaagccaaacataaattctgcCCACAAACATAATGTAAACTTTATCTTAATCCtcgcatcaaactaaacctaaaaccctaaccctaatcttaagttcttggagaaaataagacgggagcaattgtcacaggagtgAATGCCGTGTCGACATTAAAATCTGATATCCTCAGAACATAGAAATGCACCTAGTGGTAATGTTtcaaagaacaaatgaaaaaacagtATACCTGTATGTATGTTTTAATGGAATGTATATAGGTGTGAATAGCAGTTTCAAACCAAAGCAGCATACATTGGAAAAAGTATTGTTACTGATTACCAAAATCCCAACTTCTTTATATATACAGTTATATATTTCTTCCAGAATGGTTGTGAGAttaagactattttttttttgttttttttttttgtggaggaATAACTCGTAGATGACATAATCCCATTTCAAGAGCAGTCGGCATATTTTTGGTTCAGTGTGGAAAATAATTAAAGTACCATATCTTGTTAACAAGAACGTACACCATAATTTGGCCACAGCAAGTCTTCATGTACAAGGTGTACTAATTGCTTACTCTTGTACGATCTATTAAAGGCAATGCAATTTACTGTAGTTATCCCCAAAGAGTTGATTAATACAAGAAAGTCAAAGGAGACACAATCTTGAAGCAGTAGGGTCCTACTTGGTAAACTACATAACAAAAACTCAGTGGATGCAAATAATTGCTGTTGGCTTgtatttgtgtttcaaaatcaCAATGCCATATCATGTTGggattacaaaaataaaaagcccTTTTTACTGCCTGTAACTAAATGCTGTCAATGCAAGCAATTTATAATATTGTTTCACACACGGAATGATTCCCTTTGTAAATTTTTCCAAGCTTGATTATTCTGATGTTACATGTGAAAGCATTCCCGAGAGAAGAATAAACCTGTTGAAATCAACACAAAGTAAGAGACGACTCacataactcttttttttttctgtgtgtgtatttgtacatAGTGCATGGCATAATTACTCCATGATTTCTGAAGTGTCAATGATAACATTTTAAGTGACTGCATGTAGGCATTGAAATGTGCATTGTGCCATTTCTTTTTTACACACAGATTTCACAGAAAtgcatgaaatatcaaagttatacaaaaatatatatatctgtattttCATGTAAGTACATGacttatcaaatataataagCACTTATTTAGCACCGTAGTATGGTTGTATAATAGGAGCACACACTTTTCTTATGGTACAAAGTGAACCTTTTCATTGCGCAAATGATGAGCATGTCTTGAATATCATTTGATGTCCGTAGCAAACTGAATGATACAAATAATTCAACTGACTGAAGTCCATGGTAAAAGTAGAAAAGCTAGAGTATGTTCAGGGAAAAACCCACTTTGACTGCATGTACAAAcgccagcaaaaaaaaagtgccagaTACATCCATGCATTAAAATCGATTAGAGTTATCTAACCCTGAACTCCACACCTATGATGAAGTATATTTCTAGCAGAGTGTAATGCCTGAAATGGCATGAATGTAATTCACCAGTATTTCATGTCAGTAAAGTGGAGCTTTTAAAGATTTTCACAGTTTGTATGAGAACATGAAGATATCGAGGCTTTCTACAAAAGAATCTGTACAGAGCTCGACAATGATTATTCAAGCGATAACAAAGACTTACTGACGGCAAAGCATGAACAATGGCCAAGGTATAAATAACCCG from Diadema setosum chromosome 1, eeDiaSeto1, whole genome shotgun sequence includes:
- the LOC140230631 gene encoding uncharacterized protein isoform X2, producing the protein MIRKVKPRRSLAASKNRSRLPVHAKPRTRLNSSQQDCEEGNHGQKRAHSPEEDKKELHRIHERQRHHSLNVAIRKIISTLPSCEPNEPETKHYVLRKTSDYIQFLEDKISELCAAMHIEPQNRDRNLSFSSSIYTCIDGVQKEIAANVPVSLNDLEELMSNLNFRMTKSRGFRSKRKSCRNKRSTGMKKTHTSCPSAEDENKSLDGAEHFYQEGKDSQEEVAKGEKGNSQESFHGDASGSSMMCSESPTDLDSSGVSNMNTSSSSSWGTTSVDDGFASGGKAQESTQEGCSTHSSQEKEETLSDLLGRDIATLKTKYIPCKEHVVDSVNKPHSSGITETRQDWVAVLAEGESSLQKAYQGHSHSLESSRREIPFPSTRGCKATCKQPESGVFLPILPSSSYQSLELNHKYGLPHGRSDNIASVLSSHTINSSFTHQSKSNPRTGFKKSCKTRDAGSSMSYTSINVSDQGLRSKPVQQTVDIPLDVGPDPQLLSSIYGLQFPNKRTWLNGYQLFTKVNQKRFRDGWPHLKDKEVAKVISQAWQQLSEPYRKLYRVTCNTLESPVDATDE
- the LOC140230631 gene encoding uncharacterized protein isoform X1, which gives rise to MIRKVKPRRSLAASKNRSRLPVHAKPRTRLNSSQQDCEEGNHGQKRAHSPEEDKKELHRIHERQRHHSLNVAIRKIISTLPSCEPNEPETKHYVLRKTSDYIQFLEDKISELCAAMHIEPQNRDRNLSFSSSIYTCIDGVQKEIAANVPVSLNDLEELMSNLNFRMTKSRGFRSKRKSCRNKRSTGMKKTHTSCPSAEDENKSLDGAEHFYQEGKDSQEEVAKGEKGNSQESFHGDASGSSMMCSESPTDLDSSGVSNMNTSSSSSWGTTSVDDGFASGGKAQESTQEGCSTHSSQEKEETLSDLLGRDIATLKTKYIPCKEHVVDSVNKPHSSGITETRQDWVAVLAEGESSLQKAYQGHSHSLESSRREIPFPSTRGCKATCKQPESGVFLPILPSSSYQSLELNHKYGLPHGRSDNIASVLSSHTINSSFTHQSKSNPRTGFKKSCKTRDAGSSMSYTSINVSDQGLRSKPVQQTVDIPLDVGPDPQLLSSIYGLQFPNKRTWLNGYQLFTKVNQKRFRDGWPHLKDKEVAKVISQAWQQLSEPYRKLYSQGAREWNRWYKRQVETKH